Below is a genomic region from Neorhizobium galegae.
GACATCGTGCTGACGCCGGCCGCCTGCTATCCGCTCTATCCGACCGTCGCGCGGCGGGGCAGCCTGCCCGCCGGCGGCGCTCTCTTCGACCTGCAGAGCTACTGCTTCCGCCACGAGCCCTCCAAGGATCCGGCCCGCCAGCAACTTTTCCGCATGCGCGAATATGTCTGCATGGGCACCGAGAGCCACGTCACCGACTTCCGCCAGCTGTGGATGGATCGCGGGGTCGAGATGATGAAGTCGCTCGGCCTCGAGGTGGAGATCGACATCGCCAACGACCCGTTCTTCGGCCGCGCCGGCAAGATGCTGGTCAACAACCAGCGCGACCAGAACCTGAAATTCGAACTGCTGATCCCGATCACCTCTGTCGCCAAGCCCACCGCCTGCATGAGCTTTAACTATCATCAGGACAGTTTCGGCCTGAAATGGGGCCTCAACCTGGAGGATGGCAGCGTCGCTCACACGGCCTGCGTCGGTTTCGGCCTCGAACGCATCGCGCTTGCGCTCTTCCACACCCACGGTCTGGACGTAAAAGAGTGGCCGGGCTCCGTCCGCGCCACGCTCTGGGGCTGATCCAATGACGGCGGTATTTCCGGCGCTCGATCCGGCGAACTACAGGACGCATGCGCTGCATTCGGCCGAGCGCATGTGGCCGGAGACGAATTGTTACGTCGATCTGTGGATAGAGGTGCTTTCGGCACAGGGTCTGCCGCCGGAAGCCATGCTCGGCTTCACCCTGACCCAGGATTTCGAAGGCGACCAGTTCACCTTCTTCAAGGTGCCGCTCGAAGACCTCGAGACCCTGTTCGGCATCCGCGTGACCGA
It encodes:
- a CDS encoding amino acid--[acyl-carrier-protein] ligase — its product is MDMQVSFLDRLFDAGLLIETGVDGLYGRSGQFEDVIAAFERLIDKVGGSDGAEAMRFPPGMNRAFFETSGYMKSFPQLAGTVHSFCGNELDHMSLLKCMEVGEEDWTKGQEATDIVLTPAACYPLYPTVARRGSLPAGGALFDLQSYCFRHEPSKDPARQQLFRMREYVCMGTESHVTDFRQLWMDRGVEMMKSLGLEVEIDIANDPFFGRAGKMLVNNQRDQNLKFELLIPITSVAKPTACMSFNYHQDSFGLKWGLNLEDGSVAHTACVGFGLERIALALFHTHGLDVKEWPGSVRATLWG